One window from the genome of Leptospira ryugenii encodes:
- a CDS encoding protein-export chaperone SecB, with protein MEASSIIAPIAFESYRIDKADIEMKPYLQLLANYNQVDFVNVWFSYGLREPTFLKADKLYVVGFNLEVKFYKSEIAIEDREKAESMIDLKLGIAGMFSVVDENRLPLEVEERLIKINGPTILFPYARAAMTLLLSLAGFPAFLFPILNINELSKKAGEAMEVRVVE; from the coding sequence ATGGAAGCTAGCAGCATAATCGCCCCGATCGCATTCGAAAGCTACAGGATTGATAAAGCGGATATAGAAATGAAGCCTTATCTTCAGCTACTAGCAAATTACAATCAGGTGGATTTTGTAAATGTCTGGTTTTCTTATGGTTTAAGAGAGCCTACGTTTCTGAAGGCGGATAAGCTGTATGTCGTTGGTTTTAATCTTGAGGTAAAATTTTATAAAAGTGAAATAGCTATTGAAGACCGCGAGAAAGCGGAGAGCATGATAGATTTAAAACTTGGTATTGCAGGGATGTTTAGTGTCGTTGATGAGAATCGTCTTCCATTAGAGGTTGAAGAGAGGCTCATTAAAATTAATGGACCAACTATATTATTTCCTTATGCCAGAGCTGCTATGACTCTGTTACTCTCCCTAGCCGGTTTTCCTGCATTCTTATTCCCTATATTAAATATTAATGAACTCTCAAAAAAGGCCGGCGAAGCAATGGAAGTTAGAGTTGTTGAGTAG
- a CDS encoding M15 family metallopeptidase, translating into MSLALEQVENSIEKVTPRLKKFWLDLHSLIPESKLYETYRTNERQEYLYGQGRTRSGSIVTYAKAGHSPHNHGMAFDIVGVNFSKRENDIRKLLEKNSDITWGKDFWNIDPKTKKKVRFPDESHFQIKNWRRFVPSLSNKAAITFPLIAIIGFAIYKIRSKRK; encoded by the coding sequence ATGAGTCTTGCTCTCGAACAAGTTGAGAATTCTATTGAGAAGGTAACTCCAAGATTAAAAAAATTTTGGTTAGATTTGCATTCTCTTATTCCAGAATCAAAACTATACGAAACGTATAGAACCAACGAAAGGCAAGAATATCTTTATGGCCAGGGAAGAACAAGATCCGGATCGATAGTCACTTATGCAAAAGCTGGCCACTCACCACATAATCATGGAATGGCTTTCGATATCGTTGGAGTAAACTTTTCTAAAAGAGAAAACGATATCAGAAAGCTCTTGGAAAAAAACTCAGATATAACTTGGGGAAAAGATTTCTGGAATATCGATCCGAAAACGAAAAAGAAAGTACGCTTCCCGGATGAGTCGCATTTTCAGATTAAGAATTGGAGACGATTTGTACCATCATTGAGTAATAAAGCAGCGATTACATTTCCACTAATCGCAATCATCGGATTTGCAATTTATAAAATAAGGAGTAAGCGAAAATGA